Proteins from one Mesotoga infera genomic window:
- a CDS encoding ABC transporter ATP-binding protein, with protein MIVARGLTRRFGTLIAVNNLNLCVKSGEIYGFLGPNGAGKTTTIKMLTGVMEPNSGEIEIAGLKMRESGMEIKRLIAVVPDEPKMYDNLKGIEFAMFIIDIYRLPKRETLRRLYEIAEIFDIDYLGKYISDYSHGMKQKLMVSIALMRNPSVIFLDEPTVGLDAASARKLKLMLREMANGGASIFFTTHVLEVAEKMCDRIGIIDNGKLIAEGTLNELRSQSGKMEYSLEELFLDMTEKGENLYSNESGE; from the coding sequence ATGATTGTAGCCAGGGGATTGACCAGGAGGTTCGGCACTCTTATCGCCGTAAACAACCTAAACCTCTGCGTCAAGAGTGGTGAGATTTACGGCTTTCTCGGACCGAACGGAGCCGGCAAAACTACCACGATCAAGATGCTAACCGGAGTCATGGAACCGAACTCCGGCGAGATAGAGATCGCCGGTTTGAAGATGAGAGAATCGGGAATGGAAATAAAAAGATTGATCGCCGTGGTTCCCGATGAGCCGAAGATGTACGACAATCTGAAGGGAATAGAATTCGCGATGTTCATAATCGATATATACAGGCTGCCCAAGAGAGAAACCCTGAGGCGTCTTTACGAGATCGCAGAAATCTTCGATATCGATTACCTGGGCAAGTACATAAGCGACTATTCTCATGGAATGAAACAAAAACTGATGGTTTCTATCGCGCTCATGAGGAACCCATCGGTTATATTTCTCGACGAGCCAACAGTGGGACTGGACGCTGCGAGTGCCCGCAAGCTCAAACTCATGCTGAGGGAGATGGCCAACGGGGGGGCCTCCATCTTTTTCACGACTCATGTGCTAGAGGTTGCCGAGAAAATGTGTGACCGCATCGGAATCATCGACAACGGAAAGCTGATAGCAGAGGGTACGTTGAACGAGCTTAGAAGCCAATCGGGGAAGATGGAGTACTCTCTCGAAGAGCTTTTCCTTGACATGACCGAAAAAGGCGAGAACCTTTACAGTAATGAATCGGGAGAGTGA
- a CDS encoding ABC transporter ATP-binding protein → MQERPILSVKNLSTHFKMVEGVVKAVQDATFDLYRDEVLGIVGETGSGKSVTVKAIAGMIDNPGFIAGGEVLFLTDEFSKSGEKEYIDLAKLPKESFSRIRGKHIGMIFQDPMTSLDPMYTIGNQMIETIVHHKGITAEEARERAVKLLEQVGIPKPSERINDYPFQLSGGQRQRVVIAIALSCDPDILIADEPSTALDVTVQAQILELMKDLQEQFNSSMMFITHDMAVIAEIATKITVMYGSYQMEMGQSKDIFEHPMNPYTNALLECIPRLDVKLDRLLPIPGQPPVMLNPPDLCPFLPRCSRAGEKCYRDLPQMEQMGDNHFVRCWNPIAGKVRLVKEAQG, encoded by the coding sequence TTGCAAGAAAGACCGATCCTTTCGGTTAAAAATCTTTCCACACATTTTAAAATGGTGGAAGGTGTTGTTAAAGCCGTTCAGGATGCCACTTTTGATTTATATCGCGATGAAGTATTGGGTATTGTGGGAGAGACCGGCTCTGGTAAGAGCGTTACGGTAAAGGCTATCGCTGGAATGATAGACAATCCGGGGTTCATAGCGGGTGGAGAGGTACTCTTTCTAACCGACGAGTTTTCGAAGAGCGGTGAAAAGGAATACATAGATCTCGCCAAGCTTCCCAAAGAGAGTTTTTCACGAATACGAGGCAAGCACATCGGAATGATTTTTCAGGATCCTATGACTTCTCTGGATCCTATGTACACCATAGGCAATCAAATGATAGAGACCATTGTACACCACAAGGGTATTACGGCGGAGGAAGCCCGGGAAAGGGCCGTCAAGTTGCTCGAACAGGTGGGTATTCCTAAACCGTCTGAGAGGATCAACGATTACCCCTTCCAACTTTCCGGAGGTCAGAGACAGAGGGTGGTGATTGCGATAGCGCTCTCGTGCGACCCCGATATACTGATAGCCGACGAGCCTTCCACCGCCCTTGACGTCACCGTTCAGGCTCAGATACTGGAGCTGATGAAGGATCTTCAGGAACAGTTCAACAGCAGCATGATGTTCATCACTCACGATATGGCGGTAATAGCCGAAATCGCCACGAAAATAACCGTGATGTACGGGAGTTATCAGATGGAGATGGGACAATCCAAAGATATCTTCGAGCACCCTATGAATCCATATACAAATGCGTTGCTTGAATGCATCCCGAGACTCGATGTTAAACTGGATAGGCTTCTTCCAATTCCAGGCCAGCCGCCAGTGATGCTCAATCCACCGGATCTCTGTCCCTTTCTTCCGCGTTGTTCCAGAGCTGGAGAAAAGTGTTACAGGGATCTTCCACAAATGGAGCAGATGGGCGACAATCATTTTGTCAGATGCTGGAATCCAATCGCAGGAAAAGTCAGGCTGGTCAAGGAGGCTCAAGGATGA
- a CDS encoding alanyl-tRNA editing protein — protein MLEAIREIRFGDSTTLIGICYGNVYVDGEGGQLGDRGSVDGHKILSIKRDGELCSIEIEGFIQRKAGETVDIEIDLGRRRDISVQHTAQHLLSAVFERELGARTVGFQMGEEYSTIDLTISILTNEMQELVEKTSNSLIGENRSVRIEIMPGEIAGKLDLRKAISEKVVESGKDIRIVTIEGIDKSACGGFHVQSTGELRVLKIIKREKVKGDLTRIFFVAGQRALLDYYRKHDLIVRASSILSCGYLDLPDRVDSLVEEVKKAKATVRKLTERVAQNVARELSLTNGETLFIEDSEEIISLIPKYIEKEKYLFVGRFGDRVLLSSKGVDCGAIVTYLKNKLEVKGGAGKERGQFIFSGENSLLKESILEVTANLQKAGEKRENKDSTQ, from the coding sequence ATGTTAGAAGCAATAAGGGAAATAAGGTTCGGAGACAGTACTACCTTGATCGGAATTTGTTACGGTAATGTTTATGTTGATGGCGAAGGTGGACAGCTAGGTGACAGGGGGAGTGTTGACGGTCATAAAATACTTTCGATAAAAAGGGATGGAGAACTTTGCTCGATAGAGATAGAAGGTTTCATTCAAAGAAAAGCCGGAGAGACCGTTGATATCGAAATTGACCTCGGTAGGAGAAGAGATATCTCCGTTCAGCACACCGCCCAGCATCTTCTTTCGGCCGTTTTCGAAAGAGAGCTCGGAGCAAGAACTGTAGGATTCCAAATGGGTGAGGAGTATTCTACGATCGATCTCACCATATCTATTCTCACCAACGAAATGCAGGAACTGGTTGAGAAAACATCGAACTCTTTGATTGGAGAGAATAGAAGCGTAAGAATCGAGATAATGCCAGGTGAAATCGCCGGAAAGCTAGATCTGAGAAAGGCCATCAGCGAAAAAGTAGTGGAAAGTGGCAAAGATATAAGGATCGTCACCATAGAAGGTATCGACAAGAGTGCTTGTGGAGGCTTCCACGTGCAATCAACTGGTGAGTTGAGGGTACTTAAAATAATTAAACGAGAAAAGGTCAAGGGAGATCTGACCAGAATCTTTTTCGTTGCCGGTCAGAGAGCCCTGCTGGATTACTACAGAAAGCACGATTTGATCGTCAGAGCTTCTTCTATTTTGAGCTGCGGCTATCTCGATCTTCCCGACCGTGTCGACTCGCTGGTGGAGGAAGTCAAAAAAGCAAAGGCGACAGTTAGAAAACTCACTGAGAGAGTCGCGCAGAACGTTGCGCGGGAATTGAGCCTGACAAATGGAGAAACTCTTTTCATCGAAGATAGCGAAGAGATAATCTCATTGATTCCAAAATATATAGAAAAGGAGAAGTACCTGTTCGTTGGAAGGTTTGGAGACAGGGTCTTGCTTTCTAGCAAAGGGGTAGACTGCGGAGCGATCGTGACTTACCTAAAAAACAAACTGGAAGTTAAGGGTGGGGCAGGAAAGGAAAGGGGACAGTTTATCTTCTCTGGTGAAAACTCACTTTTAAAAGAAAGTATATTGGAAGTCACTGCTAATCTGCAAAAGGCTGGTGAAAAACGTGAAAACAAAGATTCCACCCAGTAG
- the dnaB gene encoding replicative DNA helicase produces MKTKIPPSSVESEEAVLGSILIDPDVVPDIMELLTSQDFYLRKHQLIFATMERLFDEGNPVDIVSVTERLRTSGSLEEIGGEVELAKLADLVPTSANFSYYAKTVKEKSLLRSLITAASSIVESAYENGDTDEILDNAEKAIFQITESQVSKTYQPIGKIMHEVFQNLEKLKENALSGRITGVATGYRKLDETTTGFRPSDLVIVAARPSMGKTAFALSIACKMALEFRIPVGIFCLEMSKEQLAQRLLCNVSNFELSKLRAGDINNEEWKRLTTGASVLQTAPIIIDDEPSLDPRTLRAKARRIKMEHNIQVLFVDYLQLMHTKGKTDNRQQEISEISRSMKLLARELKITVVALSQLSRAVEQREDKTPRLSDLRESGAIEQDADTVMFLYREEYYKDKSEVSDMPQVTKIIIGKQRNGPVGTLEMVFNPKTVTFYEKAFEVER; encoded by the coding sequence GTGAAAACAAAGATTCCACCCAGTAGCGTTGAATCTGAAGAGGCCGTTCTCGGGAGCATACTGATCGATCCCGATGTCGTTCCAGATATCATGGAGCTTCTCACAAGTCAGGACTTTTACCTGAGAAAGCACCAGCTGATTTTCGCTACGATGGAAAGGCTCTTCGACGAGGGGAATCCCGTCGATATCGTCTCTGTCACCGAGAGGTTGAGAACATCCGGATCGCTCGAAGAGATAGGAGGAGAAGTTGAACTTGCCAAACTGGCCGATCTCGTACCGACCTCGGCCAACTTCTCCTATTACGCGAAGACGGTCAAGGAAAAATCTCTTCTAAGATCGCTGATAACTGCGGCCAGCTCTATTGTGGAAAGCGCTTACGAAAACGGTGATACCGACGAGATTCTCGACAACGCGGAGAAGGCCATATTCCAGATCACGGAGTCGCAGGTTTCCAAGACTTACCAACCCATAGGCAAGATAATGCACGAAGTCTTTCAGAACCTCGAAAAACTCAAAGAGAACGCCCTCAGCGGAAGAATAACCGGAGTAGCCACCGGTTACAGAAAACTCGACGAGACGACTACCGGTTTCAGACCTTCCGATCTTGTGATAGTTGCGGCGCGTCCTTCTATGGGAAAGACCGCCTTTGCCTTGAGCATCGCCTGCAAAATGGCGCTGGAGTTCAGGATCCCGGTGGGCATCTTCTGTCTCGAGATGTCGAAAGAACAGCTCGCTCAAAGGCTTCTGTGCAACGTCAGCAATTTCGAGCTCTCAAAACTGCGCGCCGGCGATATCAACAACGAAGAATGGAAGAGACTCACAACGGGAGCCAGTGTTCTACAGACGGCGCCGATAATCATAGACGACGAACCTTCCCTTGATCCGCGGACGCTAAGGGCCAAGGCCAGGCGCATAAAGATGGAACACAACATACAGGTACTTTTCGTTGATTATTTGCAATTGATGCACACCAAGGGCAAAACCGACAACAGGCAACAGGAAATATCGGAGATCTCGCGTTCGATGAAACTCCTGGCTAGAGAGTTGAAAATAACTGTGGTTGCCCTCTCACAGCTTTCGAGGGCCGTTGAACAGAGAGAGGACAAAACACCTCGTCTCAGCGACCTGAGGGAATCGGGTGCTATCGAGCAGGATGCGGATACGGTGATGTTTTTATACAGAGAAGAGTATTACAAAGATAAAAGCGAAGTCAGCGACATGCCGCAGGTTACGAAGATAATTATCGGCAAACAGCGAAATGGACCGGTGGGGACGCTAGAAATGGTTTTCAATCCTAAGACGGTGACCTTCTACGAAAAGGCTTTCGAGGTTGAACGATGA
- a CDS encoding ABC transporter permease has protein sequence MLKYIVRRLILAIPVLLGVSVLAFLIISAAPGDFLDAYRMNPSITRDQLKLLERQFGLDQNVFVQYFKWLGNVLTGNFGYSFTYRVPVFNLVWRRLGATLLLSITTMIFTWGIAIPLGIYSALHQYSLSDQTFSFLAFIGISIPNFFFALLWLFMSAKTGWFPIGGLISQNFNELSFFGKIGDYLWHVVGPMVTLGTSGLAGLMRQMRGQLLDQLRQDYVLFARAKGMPEKNVIYKHAVRNAINPIVTIFGYALSGLLGGAVLTETVFGWPGMGRLVIEALNAQDLFLVMATLAEPSSQRRSSAGPVWVGLS, from the coding sequence GTGCTTAAGTATATAGTGAGAAGGCTCATACTGGCCATTCCTGTTTTATTAGGGGTTTCGGTCCTAGCCTTCTTGATCATCTCGGCCGCTCCGGGTGATTTTCTGGATGCCTATAGAATGAACCCTTCTATCACCAGAGATCAGCTGAAGCTTCTGGAGAGACAGTTCGGGCTCGATCAGAACGTCTTTGTTCAGTATTTCAAATGGCTTGGAAACGTCTTAACGGGAAATTTTGGATACTCGTTCACCTATAGAGTGCCCGTTTTCAATCTGGTGTGGAGGAGATTGGGTGCTACATTGCTTCTCAGCATAACCACAATGATTTTCACCTGGGGAATCGCCATACCTCTGGGTATATATTCGGCGCTTCATCAGTACTCGTTGAGCGACCAGACCTTCTCCTTTCTCGCATTCATAGGTATCTCCATTCCAAACTTCTTTTTCGCCTTACTATGGCTGTTTATGTCGGCTAAAACTGGCTGGTTTCCAATAGGCGGCTTGATATCACAGAACTTCAACGAACTCAGCTTTTTCGGGAAGATAGGCGATTACCTGTGGCACGTTGTCGGACCGATGGTAACGCTCGGCACTTCGGGGCTGGCAGGGCTCATGAGACAGATGCGTGGACAACTCCTCGACCAGCTAAGGCAGGATTACGTCCTTTTCGCCAGGGCAAAGGGCATGCCTGAGAAGAATGTTATATACAAGCACGCCGTAAGAAACGCGATAAACCCGATAGTGACTATATTTGGCTATGCACTTTCCGGACTCCTCGGCGGAGCCGTCCTCACAGAGACGGTCTTCGGCTGGCCCGGTATGGGTAGGCTTGTCATAGAGGCTTTGAACGCTCAGGATCTATTTCTGGTCATGGCTACGCTGGCGGAGCCGTCCTCACAGAGACGGTCTTCGGCTGGCCCGGTATGGGTAGGCTTGTCATAG
- a CDS encoding ABC transporter ATP-binding protein, translating into MKLLEVKNLKKYFPIKQGFLVERVVGFVKAVDDVSFSVDRGKTIGIVGESGCGKTTIGKSIIRLHEVTDGEMLIDEEDTTFYFMKRKRALQYLKSKYFKNPDFDGDGSGLETYKKKIHDVFVKSDRNPSKTLNTLFENLEEKKRLLRRKAQIVFQDPMSSLNPRMTVGQMLAEPLLFHKIAEKMDDAIVMVKDLLVKVGLKAYHVDRYPHQFSGGQRQRIAVARAISVNPELIVLDEPTSALDVSVQAQIVNLFEELQEQLNAGYVFISHNLALVRFICQEVSVMYLGRIVEQGDSESIFDAPLHPYTKALLAAAPIPDPNKKRNRKDLIGGQVPSPINRPSGCFFNPRCKYRMDICTREYPQMFKVDQKHFVACHLYSTSQEQGGEK; encoded by the coding sequence ATGAAGCTTCTCGAAGTCAAAAATTTGAAAAAGTATTTTCCGATAAAGCAAGGCTTCCTCGTGGAGAGAGTAGTAGGCTTTGTCAAAGCCGTAGATGACGTCTCTTTTTCCGTTGACCGCGGGAAGACGATTGGAATAGTTGGAGAATCCGGTTGTGGAAAGACTACGATAGGCAAATCGATTATCAGATTGCACGAAGTTACCGACGGAGAGATGCTAATAGATGAGGAAGATACGACCTTCTACTTCATGAAGCGCAAAAGGGCTCTCCAATATCTGAAGTCCAAGTACTTCAAAAATCCAGATTTCGATGGCGATGGAAGCGGGCTCGAAACGTACAAGAAAAAGATACACGACGTTTTTGTGAAGTCCGATAGAAATCCTTCAAAAACGCTGAACACTCTTTTCGAGAACCTGGAAGAGAAGAAGAGATTGTTGAGAAGAAAGGCGCAGATAGTCTTTCAGGATCCGATGTCGTCGCTCAACCCGAGGATGACCGTCGGACAGATGCTCGCCGAACCGCTTCTCTTCCACAAAATTGCTGAAAAAATGGATGATGCGATAGTCATGGTCAAAGACCTTCTCGTAAAAGTTGGTCTTAAGGCTTATCACGTGGATAGGTACCCCCACCAGTTCAGTGGAGGCCAGCGACAGAGAATAGCCGTGGCTAGGGCTATAAGCGTAAATCCCGAGTTGATAGTTCTCGATGAACCTACCTCGGCTCTGGACGTTTCAGTTCAGGCACAGATAGTGAACCTTTTCGAAGAGCTTCAAGAGCAGCTGAATGCGGGTTATGTTTTCATCTCTCACAATCTTGCGCTCGTGAGATTCATCTGTCAGGAAGTTTCTGTTATGTACCTCGGAAGAATAGTTGAACAGGGCGATAGTGAGTCGATATTCGACGCTCCGCTCCACCCATACACTAAAGCCTTGCTAGCGGCGGCCCCGATCCCCGATCCGAACAAAAAACGCAATCGGAAAGATCTAATTGGTGGGCAGGTTCCAAGTCCAATCAACAGGCCATCCGGTTGCTTCTTCAATCCGAGGTGCAAGTACAGGATGGATATATGTACCAGGGAATATCCACAAATGTTCAAGGTGGATCAAAAGCATTTTGTAGCGTGCCATCTTTATTCCACATCTCAAGAACAAGGAGGGGAAAAGTAA
- a CDS encoding ABC transporter permease, whose translation MKKEKKNDLIVTPQEVKKDELFEVKYMGRWQLAWRALKKHKLGLFSLWVLIILYLVAIFADFLAPNNPYDQRQDLSYAPPSKVHWTDEEGKLTAPYIYAWVLERDPETYRTFFTEGISLGSVVAIDRATGEEKTFEQGKDGVMNIYVTTKTVRYALDADGNRANLGGPEYSTVQTVKLTELDMLKETVVTETSNRTTLGSLAPSRFRELLRIGPPVKVVTERSLHRIFAQKEDEIKDVVVEAMNIVNEVIDVDGGDLDLAREFLAELEISPTIVDVIQDPQVTDYVTKKYPIKFFTQSWEYKLLGFIPMKLHLVGTDLPSKFLLFGSDMYGRDVFSRILFGSRVSMSIGLLAILITFSLGLSIGGAAGYFGGITDEILMRVTEILMSIPSFYLLISLRAVLPTSIPPHITYILIVLILSFIGWPGMSRVIRGMVLSYKETEFVQAAIAMGYPSGRVILRHIIPNTATYIIVSATLSIPGYILGEAGLSFLGLGITEPSASWGLMLSQAQNIKAMTEAPWLLIPGIFIFIVVMAFNLLGDALRDALDPRSLGF comes from the coding sequence GTGAAAAAAGAGAAGAAGAACGATCTGATAGTGACTCCTCAGGAAGTGAAAAAAGACGAACTCTTCGAAGTCAAATACATGGGCCGCTGGCAACTCGCATGGCGCGCCCTCAAAAAGCACAAGCTGGGACTCTTTTCACTTTGGGTACTAATAATACTCTATCTCGTTGCGATTTTCGCGGATTTTCTGGCTCCCAACAACCCTTATGATCAGAGGCAGGATCTTTCATACGCTCCTCCTTCGAAGGTCCACTGGACCGACGAAGAGGGAAAACTGACGGCTCCGTACATTTATGCCTGGGTGCTTGAGAGAGATCCCGAGACTTACAGAACCTTTTTTACGGAGGGAATCTCTCTGGGATCGGTTGTCGCCATCGACAGGGCGACCGGCGAGGAGAAGACCTTTGAACAGGGTAAAGATGGCGTAATGAATATATACGTGACCACGAAAACCGTTCGATATGCGCTCGATGCGGACGGAAATAGGGCCAACCTAGGAGGCCCCGAGTACAGTACGGTTCAGACCGTAAAATTGACCGAACTGGATATGCTGAAAGAGACTGTTGTCACCGAGACATCCAACAGGACAACCCTCGGCTCGCTCGCTCCCAGCAGGTTCAGAGAGTTACTGAGGATAGGTCCACCTGTAAAGGTGGTAACGGAGAGATCGTTGCATCGAATATTCGCCCAGAAGGAAGATGAAATAAAAGACGTCGTAGTGGAAGCCATGAATATAGTAAACGAGGTGATAGACGTCGATGGGGGCGACCTCGACCTGGCAAGGGAGTTTCTAGCGGAACTCGAAATCTCGCCAACTATAGTCGATGTGATTCAAGATCCCCAGGTCACAGATTACGTGACCAAGAAGTATCCGATAAAGTTCTTCACACAGTCCTGGGAGTACAAGTTACTGGGATTCATTCCCATGAAGCTTCACCTGGTTGGCACGGACCTGCCTTCTAAGTTTCTTCTTTTCGGCTCTGATATGTACGGTAGAGACGTTTTCTCCAGAATACTGTTCGGTTCGAGAGTATCTATGAGTATCGGGCTTCTAGCGATCCTGATAACCTTCTCTCTAGGACTTTCCATTGGTGGAGCGGCCGGATACTTCGGTGGTATCACCGATGAAATCCTTATGAGAGTGACGGAAATTCTTATGTCGATACCTAGCTTTTACCTGCTGATCTCTCTGAGGGCTGTTCTTCCAACCAGCATACCCCCACACATCACGTATATTCTCATAGTCCTCATATTGAGTTTCATAGGCTGGCCGGGAATGTCGAGGGTGATCAGGGGCATGGTTTTGAGTTACAAAGAAACGGAGTTTGTACAGGCCGCCATAGCTATGGGATATCCATCGGGGCGGGTTATACTTCGCCACATCATACCCAACACTGCGACTTATATAATAGTATCGGCCACTCTGTCGATTCCAGGATACATACTGGGAGAGGCGGGTCTGAGCTTCCTGGGTCTGGGAATAACCGAACCGTCGGCCAGCTGGGGACTGATGCTCTCTCAGGCTCAGAACATAAAGGCGATGACCGAGGCACCGTGGCTTCTGATACCGGGTATCTTCATATTCATCGTGGTCATGGCCTTCAACTTGCTGGGCGACGCCCTGAGAGATGCGCTAGATCCAAGATCGCTGGGTTTCTAA
- a CDS encoding ABC transporter substrate-binding protein: MKKFLVLLSVLLVAVFLMAAPEYKVENFNGKPGGTFYYWGLGDPKSFNIDWAQETSSTVPLGFIHATLLEADEGGMPTQEGLAKEWWFSDDGLTFFVKIREGIKWSDGTPFTIDDVYWNFVDVALNPEQTANGNGSYMDSNDQLPIVKIVDDTTISFTWTVPMVTALRQVGFRTIVPKHILGEAVANGTYAEQWTIADVDKLVGMGPYIMTEYVEGVRIVFERNPNYWKVDANGVQLPYLDKVNYEIISDQNTALLRFEAGELDIYGPSAEQFPRLAEMAAEKGWVTGVGGPALGSEFITFNFNTKDPIKNEWFRNEYFRKAFVYALDRQSIIDSLYNGLGSPLYGPVSPSSGFYNPEIEKYNYKYSITRARLELKKGGFDWLPDGTLVDSKGNKVEFELLTNAGNRTREAIGNIVVDGASKLGIKVNFTPIQFNTVVSRLLDATYEAVVIGLTGSVDPGTGWNVYRLDGGLHFWNYPPSYNEEDHITEDMYILPDWEKRVDEIYRLQTSAVVDQDRYNLFAEFQMIFAEYQPVVFTMAQNFLYVHKGNFHLSVPQLSPATGILYQVEGFWKD; encoded by the coding sequence ATGAAGAAATTTCTAGTGCTTCTTTCTGTACTTCTGGTAGCCGTATTTTTAATGGCGGCACCGGAGTACAAAGTAGAAAATTTCAACGGAAAGCCCGGAGGAACCTTCTATTATTGGGGACTGGGTGATCCCAAATCTTTTAACATCGATTGGGCGCAGGAAACAAGCTCGACCGTTCCACTGGGCTTTATCCATGCTACGTTGTTAGAAGCCGACGAAGGCGGTATGCCAACCCAGGAAGGCCTTGCAAAGGAATGGTGGTTCTCCGACGACGGACTGACCTTCTTCGTCAAGATCAGGGAAGGAATTAAATGGTCCGATGGAACTCCATTCACCATTGACGACGTTTACTGGAACTTCGTGGATGTAGCGCTGAATCCGGAACAGACGGCCAACGGAAATGGTTCTTACATGGACTCGAACGATCAGCTCCCCATTGTGAAGATAGTTGACGATACAACTATCTCCTTCACCTGGACCGTTCCGATGGTGACCGCGTTGAGACAGGTCGGTTTCAGGACGATAGTTCCGAAACACATTCTAGGCGAGGCTGTCGCGAACGGAACCTATGCCGAGCAGTGGACGATAGCCGACGTTGACAAGCTCGTCGGAATGGGTCCCTACATAATGACCGAGTATGTCGAAGGCGTCAGAATCGTTTTCGAGAGAAACCCCAATTACTGGAAAGTAGATGCAAACGGTGTTCAGCTTCCTTATCTAGACAAAGTCAACTACGAGATCATCAGCGACCAGAACACCGCCCTTCTGAGATTCGAAGCTGGTGAGCTGGATATTTACGGCCCGAGCGCCGAGCAATTCCCGAGACTTGCCGAGATGGCTGCTGAAAAGGGTTGGGTTACAGGTGTCGGTGGACCGGCTCTCGGCTCGGAGTTTATAACTTTCAACTTCAACACCAAGGATCCTATCAAGAACGAGTGGTTCAGAAACGAATACTTCAGAAAGGCCTTCGTTTACGCTCTCGACAGACAGTCGATCATCGATTCTCTTTACAACGGACTCGGTTCTCCTCTCTATGGACCGGTCTCTCCCTCGAGTGGTTTCTACAACCCCGAGATCGAGAAGTACAACTACAAGTACTCCATAACCAGAGCTAGACTCGAGCTTAAGAAGGGTGGCTTCGACTGGTTGCCTGACGGTACGCTCGTTGACTCGAAGGGTAACAAGGTGGAGTTTGAGCTCCTGACAAACGCAGGAAACAGAACACGTGAAGCCATCGGTAATATCGTAGTTGACGGAGCTTCGAAACTCGGAATAAAGGTCAATTTCACGCCTATTCAGTTCAATACCGTGGTTAGTAGACTTCTTGACGCCACTTACGAAGCCGTTGTTATAGGTCTCACAGGCTCGGTCGATCCCGGAACCGGTTGGAACGTTTACAGACTCGACGGTGGTCTCCACTTCTGGAACTATCCGCCGTCCTACAATGAAGAAGACCACATAACTGAAGACATGTACATTCTTCCCGACTGGGAGAAGAGGGTCGACGAGATCTACAGACTACAGACTTCCGCGGTTGTCGATCAGGACAGGTACAATCTCTTCGCCGAGTTCCAGATGATCTTCGCCGAGTACCAGCCAGTTGTCTTCACGATGGCTCAGAACTTCCTCTATGTACACAAGGGCAATTTCCATCTGTCGGTTCCACAGCTGAGCCCTGCGACCGGCATTCTGTACCAGGTAGAGGGTTTCTGGAAAGACTGA